One region of Peribacillus simplex genomic DNA includes:
- the purU gene encoding formyltetrahydrofolate deformylase: MVSNFVQDQLQEFREKNQDRGRLIIKCPDQPGIVSTVTAFLKEYDANIVELSQYSMNPEGGTFFTRIEFDCPGLKDKAKDMQLAFQEVSTTFSMQWTFNHVSDLKRTAIFVSKEPHCLLELLWEWQSGDLLADIALVISNHEDTRQIVESMGIPFYYIPANKDIRKEVETKQLGLLEEFNVDLIVLARYMQILTPDFVAAHPNKIINIHHSFLPAFIGARPYERAYDRGVKLIGATSHYVTNDLDEGPIIEQDIERVDHRDSAGDMKKIGRSAERRVLARAVKWHLEDRVLVHENKTVVF; the protein is encoded by the coding sequence ATGGTAAGCAACTTTGTGCAAGATCAATTACAGGAATTTCGCGAAAAAAATCAAGATAGAGGCCGCTTAATTATAAAATGTCCGGACCAGCCAGGAATTGTTTCAACAGTTACAGCCTTTCTTAAAGAATATGATGCAAATATTGTTGAATTGAGCCAGTATTCGATGAATCCTGAGGGCGGTACCTTTTTCACCAGGATTGAATTCGATTGTCCAGGATTAAAGGATAAGGCAAAGGATATGCAACTTGCATTTCAGGAAGTTTCGACAACATTCTCAATGCAATGGACATTTAACCATGTGAGTGATTTGAAGAGGACGGCAATCTTCGTTTCCAAGGAACCGCATTGTCTTCTGGAATTGCTATGGGAATGGCAAAGCGGGGATTTATTAGCTGATATTGCGCTAGTCATAAGTAATCATGAAGATACCAGGCAAATTGTCGAATCGATGGGTATCCCTTTTTATTATATTCCTGCAAATAAGGATATACGTAAGGAAGTTGAGACAAAACAGCTTGGACTTTTGGAAGAGTTCAATGTGGACCTAATTGTATTAGCTAGGTATATGCAGATATTGACGCCGGATTTCGTAGCTGCCCATCCAAACAAAATCATCAATATACATCATTCATTTTTACCTGCCTTCATTGGTGCCCGGCCTTATGAAAGAGCTTATGATAGAGGTGTTAAGCTGATTGGGGCGACTTCCCATTATGTGACGAATGATTTGGATGAAGGTCCAATCATCGAGCAGGATATTGAACGTGTGGACCATCGCGATTCAGCAGGGGATATGAAGAAAATCGGTCGTTCAGCTGAACGCAGAGTGCTGGCCCGTGCAGTTAAATGGCATTTGGAGGACCGCGTCCTCGTTCATGAAAATAAAACGGTAGTCTTTTAA
- a CDS encoding transporter substrate-binding domain-containing protein produces the protein MKSSVTFMLSILVILGLLSGCAEKDQLEDGSKLINKEQFVFAASGEFKPFSYVNDDMTVTGFDIEVGDAIAKELGLEPVPKRIKFKGIVEGVKTGRADAAVASHTINEQRSKHVAFSTPYYYSGPQIFVRSDSDIKTVEDLKGKEVAASKGSTYATTAEKYTTNVKTYDSDITALKALSGGRHDAVITDFVTGKEATKEGFDIKGRQLIERSEQAIVLPNDNPQLLARINEALENLREDGTLAKISKKYFGEDITTKPE, from the coding sequence ATGAAATCATCAGTTACATTCATGCTATCCATTCTGGTTATTCTTGGTCTTCTGTCCGGCTGTGCTGAAAAAGACCAGCTAGAGGATGGGAGTAAGCTGATCAATAAGGAACAGTTTGTATTCGCTGCCTCAGGCGAATTCAAGCCATTCAGTTATGTCAATGATGACATGACCGTAACAGGATTCGATATTGAAGTTGGCGATGCAATAGCCAAAGAACTCGGCCTAGAGCCAGTACCTAAACGGATAAAATTCAAAGGTATAGTAGAAGGTGTCAAAACCGGTCGGGCAGATGCCGCGGTTGCCAGTCATACAATTAATGAACAACGAAGTAAACATGTTGCCTTCTCCACCCCTTATTACTACTCAGGTCCTCAAATTTTCGTCCGCTCAGATAGCGATATTAAAACGGTCGAAGATTTAAAGGGAAAGGAAGTTGCGGCTTCTAAAGGCTCCACTTACGCAACCACAGCCGAAAAGTATACAACCAATGTAAAAACCTATGATAGTGATATCACCGCCCTGAAAGCATTGAGCGGAGGACGTCATGATGCCGTCATCACCGACTTTGTAACCGGCAAGGAAGCGACCAAGGAAGGTTTCGACATCAAAGGACGACAATTGATAGAACGAAGCGAGCAGGCCATCGTACTGCCTAACGACAACCCACAGCTGCTTGCACGCATCAACGAAGCACTTGAAAACCTCCGGGAAGATGGAACTCTTGCGAAAATCAGTAAAAAGTACTTTGGTGAGGATATCACAACTAAGCCTGAATAA
- a CDS encoding amino acid ABC transporter permease, translated as MPSFSHFFDTLFSSSDVFIRAMLLTLELTVVSILVGIIIGLLFALLKISNIKILAWISDTYVFLVRGTPLIVQIFILYFGISNLFLLPDFWAASLALAFHNGAYISEILRGTIQSIDKGQMEAGRSLGMSNSLTLRRIILPQAFRRALPPLGNQFIIGLKDSSLAAFISMNELFNVATTLGSNNFDEMTYLLIVAVYYLILVAFLTIIVNLFEKKLSISDR; from the coding sequence TTGCCAAGTTTCTCACATTTTTTTGATACATTATTTAGCTCCTCGGACGTATTCATCCGAGCCATGCTCCTAACATTGGAACTGACGGTAGTCTCCATATTGGTGGGAATCATCATTGGGCTGTTATTTGCACTTTTAAAAATATCAAATATAAAAATTCTTGCATGGATTTCAGATACATATGTATTCCTGGTACGGGGTACACCGCTTATCGTACAGATTTTCATACTCTATTTCGGTATCAGCAATCTCTTCTTACTACCGGACTTCTGGGCGGCGTCACTTGCCCTGGCCTTCCATAATGGAGCTTATATCTCTGAAATTTTACGTGGTACGATCCAATCCATCGACAAAGGCCAAATGGAGGCCGGACGCTCCCTTGGCATGAGCAATTCGCTCACATTAAGAAGAATCATCTTACCTCAAGCCTTCCGTCGTGCATTGCCGCCGCTAGGCAACCAATTCATCATCGGTCTGAAGGATTCATCACTGGCAGCCTTCATATCCATGAATGAGCTGTTTAACGTAGCCACTACGTTAGGTTCCAACAATTTCGATGAAATGACTTATTTATTGATTGTAGCGGTCTACTACTTGATTCTAGTGGCATTCCTGACCATTATCGTCAATTTATTCGAAAAGAAACTGTCCATTAGTGATCGATAG
- a CDS encoding amino acid ABC transporter ATP-binding protein, producing the protein MEQKEMIRIRNLNKSYGNLHVLKDIDMKVLDSDVVCLIGPSGSGKSTLLRCLNYLEKKDSGQILIEGTEIKPGTHDINKIREKVGMVFQHFYLFPHMTVLENVIEAPTHVKKIPKAQAIEEAKALLAKVGLSDKADVYPSKLSGGQKQRVAIARALAMKPDILLFDEPTSALDPELVGEVLATMKELALEGMTMVVVTHEMSFAREVGDWIVFMHNGRVVESGPPKEFFTNPKEERTKEFLQTTVF; encoded by the coding sequence ATGGAACAAAAAGAAATGATTCGCATTAGGAATTTAAATAAATCTTATGGAAACCTACATGTACTCAAAGATATCGATATGAAGGTGTTGGATAGCGATGTTGTCTGTCTGATCGGACCAAGCGGTTCCGGAAAAAGCACACTTCTCCGCTGCTTGAATTATTTGGAGAAGAAGGACAGCGGGCAAATCCTTATTGAAGGAACGGAAATCAAACCTGGTACACATGATATTAATAAAATCCGCGAGAAAGTCGGAATGGTTTTTCAGCATTTCTATCTCTTCCCGCATATGACCGTACTTGAAAATGTCATCGAAGCACCGACTCACGTCAAAAAGATCCCTAAGGCCCAGGCTATTGAAGAAGCAAAAGCATTGCTTGCCAAAGTCGGTTTATCAGATAAAGCGGATGTTTATCCAAGCAAGCTCTCAGGTGGTCAGAAACAGCGTGTTGCCATAGCCCGCGCCCTTGCCATGAAACCTGATATCCTACTCTTTGATGAGCCCACCTCCGCTCTGGATCCCGAACTTGTCGGGGAGGTTCTTGCTACGATGAAGGAACTTGCCTTGGAAGGGATGACAATGGTAGTCGTTACACATGAAATGAGCTTTGCACGTGAAGTTGGGGATTGGATTGTCTTCATGCATAATGGACGGGTTGTCGAAAGCGGCCCGCCAAAAGAATTCTTCACCAATCCAAAAGAAGAGCGTACAAAAGAATTCCTGCAAACGACAGTCTTTTGA
- a CDS encoding glutamine--tRNA ligase/YqeY domain fusion protein produces MENNSSNFIKNIIKDDLESGKHDHVITRFPPEPNGYLHIGHAKSIILNFGVADDFNGKTNLRFDDTNPLKEDIEYVNSIKEDVKWLGYDWDNLFFASDYFDEMYKRAVLLINKGMAYVDDLNADQIREYRGTLTEPGKDSPYRNRTVEENLELFEKMRSGEFGNGAKVLRAKIDMSSPNINLRDPVIYRISHTEHHNTGNKWCIYPMYAFAHPIEDAIEGVTHSICTLEFEDQRPLYDWIVENCEMDSKPKQYEFGRLNLTNTVMSKRKLKQLVDESFVDGWDDPRMPTVSGLRRRGYTPEAIRAFCQEIGVAKTSGVVDSQMLDHFVREDLKLKAPRTMAILNPLKVVITNYPEGEIEWLDAEVNPEVPEMGTRQIPFSREIYIEQDDFMENPPKKYFRLFPGNEVRLKHAYFIKCEEVIKDEDGNVIELRCTYDIETKSGSGFTGRKVKGTLHWVEATQAVSAEFRNYQPLILDKENADEEEKSFLERVNPDSVEILQGFVEPNMKDVKPQDKFQFFRHGYYNVDSKLTSPGQLVFNQIVGLKSSFKL; encoded by the coding sequence TTGGAAAATAACTCTTCGAATTTTATTAAAAATATTATAAAAGATGATCTAGAGTCCGGAAAACATGATCATGTCATCACCCGCTTCCCTCCTGAGCCTAATGGATATTTACATATCGGGCACGCCAAATCAATTATTTTGAATTTTGGGGTGGCTGATGATTTCAATGGGAAAACAAACCTTCGTTTCGATGATACGAATCCATTGAAAGAAGATATCGAGTATGTCAACTCCATTAAGGAAGATGTAAAATGGCTCGGCTACGACTGGGATAACCTTTTCTTCGCTTCCGACTATTTTGATGAAATGTATAAGAGAGCTGTGCTGCTCATCAATAAAGGAATGGCATATGTGGACGACCTTAATGCCGACCAAATCCGTGAATATCGCGGAACGCTGACCGAGCCAGGGAAAGATAGCCCCTACCGCAATAGAACCGTAGAGGAAAACCTTGAACTATTTGAAAAGATGCGCAGCGGCGAATTCGGGAACGGTGCAAAAGTATTGCGTGCAAAAATCGATATGAGCTCACCTAACATTAACCTGCGCGATCCCGTTATATACCGTATCTCCCATACCGAACACCATAATACCGGCAACAAATGGTGCATCTATCCGATGTATGCCTTTGCCCACCCTATTGAAGATGCTATCGAGGGAGTCACCCACTCCATTTGTACGCTTGAGTTCGAAGATCAACGCCCCCTTTATGACTGGATCGTTGAAAATTGTGAAATGGACAGCAAACCAAAACAATATGAATTTGGCCGTCTTAACCTGACTAATACAGTAATGAGCAAGCGAAAACTGAAGCAGCTCGTGGATGAGAGCTTCGTGGACGGCTGGGACGACCCACGGATGCCTACCGTTTCGGGATTACGAAGACGCGGGTATACACCCGAAGCGATTCGTGCATTTTGCCAAGAGATAGGTGTCGCAAAAACAAGCGGTGTTGTAGACTCTCAAATGCTCGATCATTTCGTGAGGGAAGACTTAAAGCTGAAGGCTCCGCGAACCATGGCTATTCTAAACCCGCTTAAAGTGGTCATCACCAACTACCCGGAAGGTGAGATTGAATGGCTTGATGCTGAGGTCAATCCGGAAGTTCCGGAAATGGGCACACGGCAAATCCCATTTTCACGTGAAATATATATCGAACAGGACGATTTCATGGAAAACCCGCCGAAAAAGTATTTCCGTCTTTTCCCGGGCAATGAAGTCCGTTTAAAACATGCTTATTTCATTAAATGTGAAGAAGTGATAAAAGACGAAGACGGTAACGTCATTGAGCTTCGCTGCACATACGACATTGAAACGAAAAGCGGATCTGGCTTCACTGGCCGTAAAGTTAAAGGTACATTGCACTGGGTCGAAGCTACACAGGCCGTTTCAGCAGAATTCCGCAACTATCAGCCTTTAATATTGGATAAGGAAAATGCAGATGAAGAAGAAAAATCATTCTTGGAGCGGGTAAACCCTGATTCCGTAGAAATTTTACAAGGCTTTGTGGAGCCTAACATGAAAGATGTTAAGCCTCAGGATAAATTCCAATTCTTCAGGCATGGGTATTACAATGTTGATTCAAAACTCACTTCGCCCGGCCAATTGGTCTTCAACCAAATTGTTGGTTTGAAAAGTTCCTTCAAGTTATAG
- the msrB gene encoding peptide-methionine (R)-S-oxide reductase MsrB, with protein MTMNEKETAIFAGGCFWCMVAPFDEMDGIISVTSGYTGGSFTAPSYKQVITGSTDHVEAVQVEFDPSIISYKALLEIFWHQIDPTDDGGQFSDRGEQYKAAIFYLNERQKQEAEQSKEALMMSGRFKKPIVTGILPSGKFYAAEEYHQEFHRKNQFRYALYRKGSGRDAFIKENWPKDNAHLRKTLTERQFHVTQENGTEPPFDNAYWDHFVEGIYVDVVSGEPLFSSRDKYDSGCGWPSFKKPIMSASVNEKMDLSHRMTRTEVRSRDADSHLGHVFPDGPNPKGTRYCINSAALRFIPRNEMEREGYADLLLLFKMN; from the coding sequence ATGACGATGAATGAGAAAGAAACAGCTATCTTTGCAGGAGGCTGTTTTTGGTGCATGGTTGCTCCCTTTGATGAAATGGATGGAATCATTAGCGTGACATCGGGTTATACGGGCGGTAGTTTTACCGCGCCTAGTTACAAACAAGTGATTACCGGTTCGACTGATCATGTTGAAGCGGTTCAAGTGGAATTCGATCCATCAATCATTTCTTATAAAGCGTTATTAGAGATATTTTGGCACCAAATCGATCCAACGGATGACGGTGGCCAGTTCTCGGATAGGGGAGAGCAATACAAGGCAGCCATTTTCTATCTTAATGAACGTCAGAAACAGGAAGCAGAGCAATCCAAGGAAGCTTTAATGATGAGCGGACGGTTTAAGAAACCTATCGTTACGGGTATTTTACCCTCGGGGAAATTTTACGCAGCAGAGGAATACCATCAAGAATTCCATCGAAAAAATCAATTTCGCTATGCATTGTATCGTAAGGGCTCGGGACGGGATGCTTTCATTAAGGAAAATTGGCCTAAGGATAATGCGCATCTTAGGAAGACCTTAACCGAGCGTCAGTTCCATGTAACCCAGGAAAATGGCACGGAGCCTCCTTTCGATAATGCTTATTGGGATCACTTTGTAGAAGGCATTTATGTAGATGTCGTTTCTGGGGAGCCCCTATTCAGTTCACGTGATAAGTATGATAGCGGTTGTGGGTGGCCGAGTTTCAAGAAGCCTATCATGTCGGCAAGTGTCAATGAAAAAATGGATCTCAGCCACCGAATGACCCGGACCGAGGTGCGCAGCAGGGACGCCGATTCGCACCTTGGACATGTTTTTCCTGATGGCCCCAATCCTAAAGGCACGAGATATTGCATAAACTCTGCGGCCCTTCGATTCATTCCTAGAAATGAAATGGAGAGAGAGGGATATGCAGACTTATTATTACTTTTTAAAATGAACTAA
- a CDS encoding NupC/NupG family nucleoside CNT transporter gives MKFLIAILGLLIVFGLAILVSSDRKKVKIKPIILMVIIQLILTYLLLNTKFGLVIINSIANGFGRLLEWANEGVTFVFGGIVNKGASPFFLNVLLPIVFISALIGILQHFKILPFIMKWIGFLLSKVNGMGKLESYNAVASAIVGQSEVFITLKKQLGAIPPSRMYTLCASAMSTVSMSIVGAYMTMIEPKYVVTAIVINMFGGFIIASIINPYTVTDEDDILPVEVGAEKQSFFEMLGEYIMDGFKVAITVAAMLIGFVALIAGINSLFDMILGISFQEILGYIFAPFAFIMGVPISETVTAGGIMATKLVTNEFVAMLSLGDASSALSDRTIGIVSVFLVSFANFSSIGIIAGAVKGLHEKQGNVVARFGLKLLYGATLVSILSAIIVSVIL, from the coding sequence ATGAAATTTCTGATAGCAATTTTAGGACTGCTTATTGTTTTTGGACTAGCTATTTTAGTGAGTAGTGACCGCAAGAAAGTTAAAATTAAACCGATCATACTGATGGTGATCATTCAGCTTATTTTAACTTATTTATTATTAAATACGAAGTTCGGTTTAGTGATCATCAATTCGATTGCCAATGGTTTCGGAAGACTTTTGGAATGGGCAAATGAAGGGGTCACCTTTGTATTTGGCGGGATTGTAAACAAAGGAGCATCACCCTTCTTTTTAAATGTCCTTCTACCTATCGTATTCATCTCAGCATTAATCGGGATTTTACAGCACTTCAAGATCCTTCCCTTCATCATGAAGTGGATTGGATTCCTGCTGAGTAAGGTGAATGGAATGGGTAAATTGGAATCTTACAATGCTGTCGCATCAGCAATAGTCGGCCAATCCGAGGTTTTCATCACCTTGAAAAAACAACTCGGTGCCATTCCTCCATCACGCATGTATACGCTTTGTGCGTCAGCCATGTCAACCGTATCGATGTCGATAGTCGGTGCTTATATGACCATGATTGAACCAAAGTATGTTGTGACGGCTATTGTTATTAACATGTTTGGTGGATTTATCATTGCATCCATTATTAACCCTTATACGGTAACGGATGAAGATGATATTCTCCCAGTTGAAGTAGGCGCAGAGAAGCAGTCTTTCTTCGAAATGCTTGGGGAATATATCATGGATGGATTTAAGGTTGCTATCACTGTTGCAGCGATGTTAATTGGTTTCGTGGCATTAATTGCAGGAATCAACAGCTTATTCGATATGATCCTCGGCATCAGCTTCCAAGAAATCCTGGGGTATATCTTTGCACCGTTTGCCTTTATCATGGGTGTACCGATTTCAGAAACCGTTACTGCAGGCGGAATCATGGCGACGAAGCTAGTGACGAATGAATTCGTTGCCATGCTGAGCTTAGGGGATGCATCATCGGCATTGAGCGATAGGACGATAGGGATCGTTTCGGTTTTCTTGGTTTCATTCGCTAATTTTTCATCTATTGGAATCATTGCTGGTGCGGTCAAAGGCCTGCATGAAAAACAGGGAAATGTTGTGGCTCGTTTCGGCTTGAAGCTGCTATACGGTGCGACTCTTGTCAGCATCCTTTCAGCGATCATCGTAAGTGTAATACTTTAA
- a CDS encoding sensor histidine kinase gives MFQKTRLQLTLLNSIVFIVLIAILSRTIYFYTEDQIYRDVNDSLEKDHRDFNNGGMPGGRPQGEFLLGPGPSVIVWGPDDTIIEPRLSEDNFFKVNESKFYPKRFDEIEEISVNGPTYRALSTKVNTEYGEMTVQFIRNVDTEKEMLDRLLLILFVGGGIGSLVAVGAGYLLAGRALIPVKKSWDQQQQFVSDASHEIRTPLAVIQSRADLLFQSPNATIEEKAVDISIISKEVRRLNKLVNGLLTLTRTDSNQIEVKKSNFFLDDLLMDIVEQYTDIASFQEKSIISHAPEQVVFHGDKERIHQLLVILVDNAMKFTEEGGEISLSCIKNASSIILSVEDNGEGIPQEEIPLIFNRFYQVEQSRSANEGSGLGLSIAKWIVNTHQGTIKVTSEQNERTRFEITFPRNQKKS, from the coding sequence ATGTTCCAAAAAACACGGCTTCAACTAACATTATTGAATTCTATCGTCTTTATTGTCTTAATAGCCATATTAAGCAGAACGATTTATTTCTATACGGAAGATCAGATCTATAGGGATGTCAATGATTCACTTGAAAAGGATCACAGGGATTTCAATAATGGGGGCATGCCAGGCGGACGTCCGCAAGGTGAGTTTCTATTAGGTCCGGGGCCAAGCGTCATCGTTTGGGGACCGGATGATACGATTATTGAGCCAAGACTGAGCGAAGACAATTTCTTTAAGGTTAATGAATCGAAATTTTATCCTAAAAGATTTGATGAGATTGAAGAAATATCTGTAAATGGACCGACGTATCGTGCGCTTTCCACCAAGGTCAATACGGAATATGGAGAGATGACCGTACAATTCATCAGAAATGTGGATACAGAAAAAGAAATGCTCGATCGCTTGCTGCTCATATTGTTTGTTGGTGGGGGAATTGGAAGTTTGGTGGCGGTCGGCGCAGGCTATCTTCTTGCAGGACGGGCCCTTATACCAGTCAAGAAATCCTGGGATCAGCAGCAGCAGTTCGTCTCGGATGCTTCACATGAAATTCGAACGCCACTTGCTGTCATTCAATCGCGGGCTGATTTGCTATTTCAATCACCGAACGCGACAATCGAGGAAAAAGCCGTTGATATATCCATCATTTCGAAAGAAGTCCGACGTTTGAATAAGCTTGTTAACGGACTTTTGACCTTGACTAGAACGGATTCGAATCAAATAGAGGTTAAGAAATCGAACTTTTTCCTTGATGACTTACTTATGGACATAGTTGAACAGTATACTGATATAGCTTCTTTTCAAGAAAAATCAATAATTAGCCATGCCCCCGAACAGGTGGTGTTTCATGGGGATAAAGAGAGAATTCATCAGCTATTGGTGATTTTGGTGGATAATGCCATGAAGTTCACGGAGGAAGGCGGGGAGATTTCCCTTTCCTGCATCAAGAATGCTTCATCCATCATTCTTTCTGTAGAGGATAATGGAGAAGGCATCCCACAGGAAGAAATCCCCTTGATTTTTAACCGTTTTTATCAAGTGGAGCAATCCCGTTCAGCAAATGAAGGCTCCGGTTTAGGCCTATCTATTGCCAAATGGATTGTTAACACACATCAAGGGACGATCAAGGTTACTAGTGAACAAAATGAACGAACCCGTTTTGAAATCACTTTTCCGAGAAATCAAAAGAAAAGTTAA
- a CDS encoding response regulator transcription factor yields MKVLVVEDNVSLLESIRQILTDEYEVDTAENGEDGLFMALQSIYDIIILDVMLPGIDGFGIVRKIREAKIDTSVLFLTAKDALEDRVRGLEMGGDDYLVKPFQAPELKARIRALLRRSGIISLAQHVKYRGIELLEKEKDILVDGKIIKMTLKQFELLEYLIQNNGKILTREQIFDRIWGFDSDTTIAIVEVYIHHLRKKLEPFNYHKDIQTVRGIGYMLKQP; encoded by the coding sequence ATGAAGGTTTTGGTGGTAGAAGATAATGTTTCATTATTAGAATCGATCAGGCAAATCCTGACTGATGAATATGAAGTAGATACAGCGGAAAATGGGGAAGATGGACTATTCATGGCTCTGCAAAGTATCTACGATATCATCATTTTGGATGTAATGCTTCCGGGAATTGATGGATTTGGAATCGTACGGAAAATCAGGGAAGCAAAGATAGATACAAGCGTCTTGTTTTTGACGGCAAAAGATGCGCTTGAGGACCGTGTCAGAGGCTTGGAGATGGGTGGCGATGATTATTTGGTCAAGCCATTTCAGGCACCGGAACTTAAGGCCAGGATTCGTGCCCTGCTTCGAAGGAGTGGCATTATATCGCTTGCGCAGCATGTGAAATACCGTGGAATTGAACTGTTGGAAAAAGAAAAGGATATTTTGGTTGATGGAAAGATCATTAAAATGACCTTGAAGCAGTTTGAATTACTGGAGTATCTAATTCAAAATAATGGGAAAATATTGACCCGTGAGCAGATTTTTGACCGCATTTGGGGATTTGATTCAGATACGACGATTGCCATTGTTGAAGTGTACATCCATCATTTAAGAAAAAAGTTGGAACCTTTCAATTATCATAAGGATATTCAAACCGTTCGGGGTATTGGTTATATGCTAAAACAACCATAA
- a CDS encoding ABC transporter permease — MVLSCLGGLLGVGIGLGIAKSVSVFSSLTISYSWSVTLLVFLFSILIGIIFGAFPANKASKLNPIQALRHE, encoded by the coding sequence ATGGTCTTGAGCTGCTTAGGGGGACTGTTGGGAGTTGGAATTGGATTGGGGATCGCGAAATCGGTTTCAGTTTTTTCAAGTTTAACGATTAGTTATTCATGGTCGGTGACACTGTTAGTCTTCTTATTCTCCATTTTAATCGGTATAATCTTTGGTGCTTTCCCTGCCAATAAGGCATCCAAATTAAATCCAATCCAAGCACTGCGTCACGAATGA
- a CDS encoding ABC transporter permease produces MNSLKIWTGYRKLPVVTGRVYAKNGEASTQFSMVGTTSSYLTVRDLKLSQGRFLTDMETELRSKVVVMGSDTADALFENQKAVDQSVLIGGVSYRVIGVLKSAGTSMGSSGDDVIIAPITAAERATGSTTIGTVYLKAENENILDRAMYRVQGTMTTSFPGQSDNYSVSNQENLMDTMSSVSDTFTLMLGGIASISLLVGGIGIMNIMLVSVSERTKEIGLERQFKSKIHSSSVFN; encoded by the coding sequence TTGAACAGTTTAAAGATCTGGACGGGATATCGGAAGTTGCCTGTAGTCACCGGACGCGTTTATGCTAAAAACGGAGAAGCTTCGACACAGTTCTCAATGGTCGGTACAACTTCATCCTACTTAACAGTGAGGGATCTAAAGCTTAGTCAAGGTCGTTTTTTGACGGATATGGAAACGGAATTACGCTCTAAGGTGGTTGTCATGGGGTCAGATACAGCCGACGCGCTTTTTGAAAATCAAAAAGCGGTGGACCAAAGCGTTCTTATCGGAGGTGTTTCCTATCGAGTGATCGGTGTTTTGAAATCAGCAGGCACCTCAATGGGATCGAGCGGGGATGATGTAATCATTGCACCGATCACTGCTGCAGAACGGGCTACAGGCAGCACGACAATCGGAACGGTATATTTAAAAGCGGAGAACGAGAATATCTTAGATAGGGCGATGTACCGGGTACAAGGTACGATGACCACATCATTTCCAGGTCAGAGTGATAACTATTCGGTGTCCAATCAAGAAAATCTGATGGATACAATGAGCTCTGTGTCGGATACGTTCACTCTCATGCTTGGCGGTATTGCGAGTATTTCGTTACTTGTAGGCGGAATTGGAATTATGAATATCATGCTGGTCTCAGTCTCAGAAAGGACGAAGGAAATCGGATTAGAAAGGCAATTCAAATCGAAAATCCATTCTTCTTCAGTTTTTAATTGA
- a CDS encoding ABC transporter permease, with amino-acid sequence MAIRSIKSNKVRALLTMLGIIIGVASVIVLVSIGQGSSQSVQDEINSLGTNLLTVSVTDTDSVKLTDDTIEQFKDLDGISEVACSHRTRLC; translated from the coding sequence ATGGCTATACGCAGTATCAAATCCAATAAAGTCCGTGCATTGTTGACCATGCTCGGGATCATTATTGGAGTTGCCTCTGTAATCGTTCTGGTTTCGATTGGGCAGGGTTCCTCACAGTCCGTTCAGGACGAAATCAATAGCTTGGGAACGAACCTGTTAACGGTAAGTGTCACGGATACCGACTCCGTGAAGCTGACGGATGACACAATTGAACAGTTTAAAGATCTGGACGGGATATCGGAAGTTGCCTGTAGTCACCGGACGCGTTTATGCTAA
- a CDS encoding DUF485 domain-containing protein, which produces MASNDSIAKKTEVSASTDYTKIVQSQSFQELLRKKRNFIVPLSIFFMVFYFTLPILTSYSKVLNSYAFGAISWAWVFAFAQFIMTWTLCILYSKKAAAFDQIVEKIVKEAKG; this is translated from the coding sequence TTGGCATCAAACGATTCAATAGCTAAGAAAACCGAGGTAAGCGCTTCCACAGACTACACTAAGATCGTCCAATCACAATCTTTTCAAGAGCTCCTAAGGAAAAAACGCAATTTCATCGTCCCACTATCCATCTTTTTCATGGTCTTTTATTTCACCTTACCCATACTGACTTCCTATTCTAAAGTTCTTAACTCTTATGCCTTCGGGGCTATCAGTTGGGCCTGGGTTTTTGCCTTCGCTCAATTTATCATGACCTGGACCTTATGCATCCTCTATTCCAAAAAAGCTGCGGCTTTTGACCAAATAGTAGAAAAAATCGTTAAAGAAGCGAAAGGATAA